The uncultured Desulfobulbus sp. genome window below encodes:
- a CDS encoding DEAD/DEAH box helicase produces the protein MNEQLPVPAAPPVMEVGSSCRLKGGDPRLLAAVRAELTIDNPKYQAAKQFGRWIGKKLKPQLFFYQEEQGELVFPRGFANQAVLLCRKILGQNPTLLDTRSEKAEIDCSFQGSLRPYQEQAVEAVLRHSFGVLEAGTGSGKTIMALAIIARRRQPTLILVHSKELMYQWRQRIAEFLGIEAGIAGDGKLQLDSITVAIVNTAKKHLQTLPAQFGQIVVDECHRVPASLFTDVVAAFDCRYMLGLSATAFRREDGMTKLIYITMGDRIHQVDSRVLAASGAVVRPELKQRPTKFIYSYQGEYAKLIKALTQNQERNKQIVEELQALLAGGHDGTVLLVSDRVGHCQVLAELLLSDAVPVAVLTGRTPPDERTRIVADVRENKVQVLVSTLQLIGEGFDCPGLSTLVLATPIKFEGRLLQVVGRIMRPAEGKRALVIDYVDEHIGVLRRSAESRKAVFLAW, from the coding sequence TCCCCGTACCCGCAGCCCCACCGGTTATGGAAGTCGGCAGCTCTTGCCGGCTGAAAGGGGGCGATCCTCGGCTGCTTGCCGCCGTGCGAGCGGAGCTGACCATTGATAACCCTAAATATCAGGCCGCCAAGCAATTTGGCCGCTGGATCGGGAAGAAGCTCAAACCCCAGTTGTTTTTTTATCAGGAAGAGCAGGGGGAACTTGTTTTTCCCCGTGGCTTTGCCAACCAGGCCGTGCTGCTCTGTCGCAAGATCCTTGGCCAGAATCCAACCTTGCTCGATACTCGAAGCGAGAAGGCAGAGATTGATTGTTCTTTTCAGGGGAGTCTACGACCGTATCAAGAACAGGCCGTCGAAGCGGTGTTGCGTCATAGCTTCGGCGTGCTTGAGGCGGGTACAGGTTCTGGAAAGACTATCATGGCGCTGGCTATTATTGCCCGTCGCAGGCAACCAACGCTCATCCTGGTGCACTCGAAGGAACTGATGTATCAATGGCGCCAGCGTATTGCCGAATTTTTGGGTATTGAAGCCGGGATTGCTGGTGATGGCAAGTTGCAACTCGATTCTATCACGGTTGCCATTGTCAATACGGCAAAAAAGCACCTGCAGACCCTGCCAGCACAGTTTGGCCAGATTGTGGTTGATGAGTGTCATCGGGTTCCCGCCAGTCTGTTTACCGATGTGGTGGCGGCCTTTGATTGTCGGTATATGTTGGGGCTCTCGGCAACCGCCTTCCGTCGGGAAGACGGCATGACGAAACTCATCTATATCACCATGGGGGATCGGATTCACCAGGTGGACAGCAGGGTGCTCGCGGCCAGTGGGGCCGTGGTGCGGCCAGAGCTCAAACAGCGCCCAACCAAATTTATCTACAGCTATCAGGGCGAATATGCGAAACTGATCAAGGCCTTGACGCAAAATCAAGAGCGCAACAAACAAATCGTTGAGGAGTTACAAGCACTGCTGGCTGGCGGGCACGATGGAACGGTGCTGCTCGTCTCGGATCGGGTCGGGCATTGCCAAGTGCTTGCTGAGCTGTTGTTGTCCGATGCGGTCCCCGTGGCGGTTCTCACCGGGCGAACTCCTCCTGATGAGCGCACGCGGATCGTTGCAGATGTCCGTGAAAACAAGGTGCAGGTGCTCGTCTCCACGCTGCAACTCATTGGCGAGGGATTTGATTGTCCAGGACTGTCCACTTTAGTCCTGGCAACGCCCATCAAATTTGAAGGTCGCCTGCTTCAGGTTGTCGGCCGTATCATGCGTCCGGCGGAAGGGAAACGGGCCCTGGTTATCGATTACGTGGATGAGCATATTGGAGTCCTGCGGCGTTCGGCCGAGAGTCGTAAAGCCGTCTTTCTTGCCTGGTGA